A segment of the Fimbriimonadaceae bacterium genome:
CGACTGTCGGCATCACCGGAGTCTACCGGCTCACCAAATGAAGGACCGCCCCGGCCGAACACGGCCGGGGCGGTCTGTGGATCAGGGTCTGACCCGGGTCAGCGGGCGTAGAACTCGACGACCTGCTGCTCTTTGAAGAAGCTGGGGAAGTCCTCGCGCTCGGGCAAGGCGATGACCTTGCCGCTCATGTCCGCCACGTTCGGCTCCAGATAGACGGGGACCGGAGCACCTTCGTATTGGTTGCGCTTGGCCAGATCCTTGCTCTGTTGCCGGTCGCGGACGCTGACGACGTCGCCGACCTTCAGGGTGTAGGACGGGATGTCGACCAGCTTGCCGTTGACGCAGATGTGCTGGTGGCTCACCATTTGGCGGGCCTGGAAGATGGTGCGGGCGTAGCCCAGCCGATAGACGACGGTCTGCAGACGCAGGTCCAGGAGCCGCAAAAAGTTGAGGCCCGTGTTGCCATGCATCCGGCTCGCCTTCTCAAAGGTGTTGCGGAACTGCTTTTCCAGCATCCCGTAGTAGCGGCGGATGACCTGCTTGGCCAACAACTGCTCGCCATACTCGGACATGCGGTTGTCGCGGACGTTCGGGCCGTGCTGACCCGGCTTGTAGGGGCGTTTTGTGCTGGGGCACTTGGTCTTGCCCCAGATGTTGAAGCCGACTTTACGGCAGATGTCTGATCTTCTTCCTCGGTATGTCGCCATGCTTATTGGTCCAAAGCCTTTTCCAGTTGGTTTCACACCCGGGCAAAGCCGGGGTGGGCGTAACCCAGGATTATGGCACCAACCGGCTTCCGAGGCAGGCCGCGGCCGCCGAGAGTCCCGACTTCTAGCCTGATGAGCGGGGCTTCGGCGGCTGACAATCCAGGTAACTATGTCGAACACGGTCAAGTCTCAGCCCTTCGACCTCCGCTTGGGGGACGATGTCAAGATCATCACCCCGGGGGACGAGAGCACCGTCCCCGGCCGTGTCGCCATGGCAGCAGCCCCGGTCTACGAGATCAAGATGGACGACGACGTCGAGTTGACGGTCGGCACACCGGTGCGTTGCGAACCCGTCAACTGCCCGCGCCACTCGCGCATCATGGCCAGTGTCGTCGGCCACAAGAAGGGCGAGACCAAGCTCTGGATCACCGCGATGGAGATCAAGGTCGGCACCGAACGGGCCAAGCGGTTCCCCGTCAAGGGCGTCAAGGCCCTTGTCAGCCCCGAAGTCGGCACCGTCGACCTGCACGACGTGTCCACGTCTGGGTTGTCGTTCACTTGTGGGGTGCGCGTCTTCCCCGGCGACCAGCTGACCCTGGACATCGACAGCGGCGTCAGCCCGCTCAAGGTCGCCGTCGAGGTCGCCCACACCACCCAGGCGGTCGGCTCGGCCGAGGTCGTGGTCGGCTGCCGCCTGACCTCCAAGACCGACGACTGGGCCGACTTCGTCCGGCGCATCCAAACAACCCAGTTCGCCAAGGCGGGCTGACCCTTGGCCTTGGCCACGGCGTGGTCCCCGCTTACACCAACCGGCCGGTGGCGAAGGCGTCTTGGCTCGACCGGTCGAACTCGAACCGGGGCACGGGGCCAGGGCCGAAGTTAAGCTCGACCAGCGGGCGGACCACCTGCTCGGTCATGACACGGTCGGCCAGTTCCTTGCGCAACGCCTCGGTCTGGAGCAGCAGCACCTGCAGGTGGACCTTGCCCAAGGCGAGCGACCCGACCCGTCGGCCCTCGTCTGTCGTGAGGGTCTGGCCGAGGATCGCCCGGGCGATCTCCCGGTTGTGGAACTCCACCGCCTCCTGGAACCCCGTCGACGCCGACGGGTCGCCTCCCAGGGTGCTGATGTCGATCTCGCTGGGGAACACGACACTGACGTTGTCCTGTAGGTTCCGCAGGGCTTCGGCGACGGCCTCCTGCTCTTCCCGCGGCAGGCCACGCTGGTACTTGCCGAGCACGGTCGGCATGGCGAACCGGCTCAAGTGCAGCTTCCACGCTGACAGCAGGTCTTGCTTGGCCCGCCAGTGCCGGTACGCCGCCCCCAAGTCGCTGGTGCCCCGAGGGTCGGCGTAAGTCGGCCGGTTGGTGAAGACGACGAACTTTTCTGTGTCCAGGTGGCGCACCGGCTCGCCGGGAGTCCGGAGGACCAGGCCGGTCACCGCACCGAAGGCGTCGACCTCCAGCCCGAAGTTCTCGGGGTCCTTGCTCCGTACCGCCTTCAGGACGATGTGCCGCCCGTCCAGGGCGTAGACAAGTTCCTGGACCGACCAACCGTTGACAAAAGCCTGCATGGCGTTGTCCAGGATGGAAAGGGGCGACCCGTCCATCTGCTCAAACATCGTCCTGACGAAGTCCGCGCGGCGACGCCCTTCCGCCGTCCCGTCGTCCGTGACCCGGTGTTCGGCGGCCAAGACGGCCTTGCGCTTGATCGTCATCGCCGTCTGCACCATCGCGTCGCCCAGCATCGCCTGATAAGTCGACAACGGCAGCCCGCCTGGCGGCGGGCCGGGGTACTCCATTTGTCTGCGTTGGGCTATCGTCAGGCCGGGGGCCGTCTCAGCCAGTGTTCGAGTCTTCTTTCGTGAAAAGATGTTCCGCATGGTTTTGTGAGTCTTGGGAGAATCGTCGAGGTGGCCCGAGGGTGATCGCGGGCCGATACTCTTTGGGGAGCAGGCGGCAGGCGAGGGCCAAGGCGACGACCAAGTCGTCGTGGTCGTTTCCCGCCGCTTCGAGCCGGAGGTTCCCTGCCGGCGTGGACTTGGCCTCGAAGCGGTCCAGTTGGCGCAGGAGGGCCGGGTCGGGCTCCATCTGCAGGGCGGCGCGGTCCACCAACATGGCCAAGCCGTCGACCAGTTCCCGCTTGACCGCAGGGCTGAAGACCAGTCCGGTGACGCCGGCCGACGGTGCGGCGCCCCGGAGCATTTCCAGCACGGGGTCGCCGACACCGGTGGCGTCGCACAGGACCCGGCATCCCGGAAAGGAGTCGATGATGCGGGCCACCTCGGCGACCGAACCGACCCAGTCCATGCCCCGCCACTGCCTCAGACCGACGAGCTTCGCCGCGTCCCGGTGCCCCGCAAGGACGGCGACGGCGGTGTAGTCGCGGTAACGCGCCCAGTCGACCCCGACGACGAAGGGGCCGGAAACCGGCCCCAACCGGGGTGTCAGGCAGGCCTGCACTTTGTCGCTGGGAAAGACCTTCCCCGCCGCCTCGTCAAACTGGGCCTCGTATTCGACCGCATAAGCACGCTCACTCACCAACTCCTTTTGCACCGCCAAGAACGCTGGCTGCACCAAGGGGTTTTCGCTGGAAGGGGCTTGGCGCGACCAGAACCCGTTCTCGCCGCGCTGTCCCATCTGGAACGCACGCCAAAAGTGGTTTCGACCAAACGGGGTGCTGATCAGGGTCAGTCGCCCTTCGCAAGTCGCCATCATCGGCAAGGCGACCTCGGTCACCAGACTTTCGGGCAGAAAGGCGGCCTCGTCCACGACAATGTCCGTCGCCCCGTGCCCGCGCAGCGCACGCGGGACGAAGCCCGATCGGGCCAACACCTTGTGCGCACCGTAGGCGAGCTCGGGATGCCGGCCCCGCCGCACGTGCGGTCGAGCGTCACCGCCGTCCCGCGCGACCAACTGGTCCAGCAGGTCGACGACGCGGTCGAAGAGCAGGTTCGACTGCTCAAGGGTCGGGGCCAAGAGAAGGTGGCGGGTCGGCGACGGGCGATGAAGGGCGGCCAAGACGGCCGCGGCGCAGGCGTCGGTCTTCCCCCACCGCCGGCCACAGGCCAAGACTTTGTTCGGGGCCTCGGCGAGCAGGAACTCGCGCTGGCCCGGATGGGGTGACCACACCGGCGCCAACCGGTTCAGAAATCTGGTCAAAGGAGCGTGGTATCAAACGAAGACAGGGCACGGGCCGGTGTCGGCTCCATGCCCTGTCAGCAAAGGAGTGGCAGGGGCGACAAGATTCGAACTCGCGACCTGCGGTTTTGGAGACCGCTGCTCTACCAGCTGAGCTACACCCCTGCGAGGACGGCCAGAATACCTCAGCGGCTCGCGACCAGGGCCTTGGCCACGGACTGTCCGTAGGCCTCCCGGGGGATGACGCCACGGACCGTGTAGGTGACGCCGTCCCGGACGGCGGCCTGGCCCGTGGTGGTCGTGTCGTCCGACGGGACCGTCACGAGAAACCAGGGCGGCGCGCCCGAGACGGCGGCGGCGTTGTCCAAAAGGACGGCGGCGTAGTTGGCGCTGATCGCCGCCCAGACACCGGTGTGGCCCGTGCCGCCCACCGTGAACGTAGTGCCGTGCCTCCGCACTGCCCCCGCCGCTCTGGCCTGGGCCCGGGTCAAGGACAGACCTCCGGCTTGGCGCCCGCGACCACCCCAGGCAGTCCGGTCACCTCCGACACCACGTCCGTCCTCAGGAACGGCGCGAGCCGGGCCGACGCCGAGGCCTTGAGGCCCGACGGGTCGGCGACGTCGCCAGACCACCGCGCCTTGAGGGTGATGTCACCGACGGTCAGGTCGTCGAGGGCCCCCGGTTCGCGCCCGATCTGGGCGAGTAGGTCGCCTGCGACATATTCGGTCGCGGCCAGGTCCAGCAAGGTGGCGAGCCGGGTGTCGGAGGTCGCCAACGCGGCGGGTTCGATCCAAAACTCCAGCACCGGGACGAGCACGTCGATCAGGTCGTCGGCGGCGGTGTCATAGGTCGTGTCCGCCAGGGCCGCCTTTGCCTTCACTCCGGCCAAGGTGACGGTCAGAGACAACCGCCACCCTCGCGGAAGGAGACACCGAGCCTCTCCGAGATCCTCCGCACCACCTGGGTGTTCTCCCGGACGCCGTCGTCCAGGTGGGTGACGGCGTCTCGGAACCCAGCCATAGACATCTCGTGGCGGGCCAGGCTTGTCTCGACAAACGTGACAAAGCGGTCGGTCATGACCCGGTGTTGCCGCAAGGCCAACTGGGCGACGGCGAAGGCGGACGCCGCCACCCCCGCCACCAGGCTGACAAGGCTCGACCACAAAGCGTCGGTCACTTGCCGACCACCTTGCGCGCGACGCCGACGAGCGTCCGGCCCTCCTGCTCCAGCGCCTTGGCCTCGGCGACCAGGGCCGTCCAGTCCGCCGACAAGGGTTGCCGGGCCGCCTCCTCCATCTTCTTGATGAACGCGGCGAGATGGTCGCTGAACCGGCTGAAGCCAAAAAACAGGCCCAGCAGCAAGCCCAGGGACCCTCCGAACAGGCTAGGAAAGAGATCCGCCATATGCCGCCTGCCACAGTCCGTAGCCCACGTTGTATCGGGCGCGTACCCCGTAGAAGTACCTGTCCCGCATCCATGCCGCTTCCCCGCCACCAGACGCTTCAAGGGCGGTGAACTCGACCGGCACGTCCGACCGTTGCTGGAGGATGACCCCCTTGATCGGCCGCTTGGTGTCGAGCAGGAACCAGTTCGCCGCCGAGGCCCCCGTGATGTAGGGCGAGACGATGAGCCGCAACCGGCCCTTGAACGCGTTCACGTAGTCGGTCGGCGAAGTCCCCGTGGACGTCGTCGCCTTGGCGACCACCACCGGGCTCTCGACCAGTTCGATCGCGTCCCACATGTTGGCGGGGCCGACGACGAGGGTGTCGGGCACGACGCCCAGGGGCACCCCCGAGTCGTCGGGGTACTGCATCATCGCGCTGATACCCGCCGCCAGGGTCGTCGCCGACAGGGCCGACGACGTGCGGTTGCTCGCCGTGCCCCCCGGGACGGGGTGGGCCGTGTTGAAGAAGGAGAGGCCGTCGTAGGACAGCCCGGTGGCACCTCCGGTGAGGGCACCGACGACGATTTGGTGGCGGTGCTGGCTGACCCTGGCTGCCAGGTCACGGACGCGAAGGCGGACCAAGCCGAGTTGGTCGTCCTCGATGGCCCGGCGCTCCACCGCGATGCTCGACTCGAAGACCTTGTCCTCGATCGTCACGCTGTAGGGCGACATGCCGGCGGGGCGGCGCTCGTCCACCATCTCGCGCATCGGGGGCGTCGCCCCCAGCCACGCGTACTTCTGGATCGGCAAGGTCGTGCTGACGACCGTGGCGATCTGCTCGGCTATCGAATCTTCGACCTCCGAGCGGTAAGCGGCCTCAAACTCAGTCTTCAGGCCAGGGGCGATAAGGTCGGGGATGTCAGAACGTTGTAAGGGCAAGGGTCAGTCTCCTGGTCGGGTGTGGGGCGGTGACACGAGGTGTCGCGTGGGGGGACGGCGCGGAGTCCGGCCGGTGACTACACGGTGTGGTTGTCAACTCTCACCCGGACCCCGGTTTCACCGGTCGAAGTCGTCTCCAGCGCCACGATGGTGCCGGCCTTGTACGAGTTGGTCAGGCCCACCGTCGAGACCTGGACTTCCCAGTCGGTGTTGGCATAAACCTCCGCACCAAGGTTTGTCACGCCAGGCGTGAAACCGCTCGCCGCCTTCAGGACGAAGCTTCCGGACTTGGTGACGTTCAGGGACTTGTCGCCCGCCGCACCGGCGCTGTTGTCGACGGTGTCGTTGGCGACGCCGACAAACTTCAGGTTCGCCGTGGCGTGTGCCATCGGGACGACATAGCCCGAGGCGTTCACCCCGACGAGGGCCCCTTTGTAGATCTTCACGTTGCTCGTCTTGTAGGAGACGACCAGGCCGGGCCGCTCATAGGATTCGAATGGTTTGGTCAGTGCTGCCATTTAGTTCAGGTCGGCCCGCCGGTTCCGCGCGATCGCGCCAAGGTCAAGGCCAGGGAAATGGCGTTCGTAGAACGCCTGTTCGTCGGGGGGTAGCGCGGCGGTCTCACCGGCCGGCACCCTCGGGGTCTCGGAGAAAAGCTGATGCGGCCGCGCGGACTCGATCAGCCGCTCGACCAACCGGGCCACCGGCACCGTGACACCGTCAAACTGGATGTCGGACTCCACGGCCAGCAATGC
Coding sequences within it:
- a CDS encoding DUF935 family protein, with the protein product MSTYQAMLGDAMVQTAMTIKRKAVLAAEHRVTDDGTAEGRRRADFVRTMFEQMDGSPLSILDNAMQAFVNGWSVQELVYALDGRHIVLKAVRSKDPENFGLEVDAFGAVTGLVLRTPGEPVRHLDTEKFVVFTNRPTYADPRGTSDLGAAYRHWRAKQDLLSAWKLHLSRFAMPTVLGKYQRGLPREEQEAVAEALRNLQDNVSVVFPSEIDISTLGGDPSASTGFQEAVEFHNREIARAILGQTLTTDEGRRVGSLALGKVHLQVLLLQTEALRKELADRVMTEQVVRPLVELNFGPGPVPRFEFDRSSQDAFATGRLV
- a CDS encoding terminase family protein gives rise to the protein MTRFLNRLAPVWSPHPGQREFLLAEAPNKVLACGRRWGKTDACAAAVLAALHRPSPTRHLLLAPTLEQSNLLFDRVVDLLDQLVARDGGDARPHVRRGRHPELAYGAHKVLARSGFVPRALRGHGATDIVVDEAAFLPESLVTEVALPMMATCEGRLTLISTPFGRNHFWRAFQMGQRGENGFWSRQAPSSENPLVQPAFLAVQKELVSERAYAVEYEAQFDEAAGKVFPSDKVQACLTPRLGPVSGPFVVGVDWARYRDYTAVAVLAGHRDAAKLVGLRQWRGMDWVGSVAEVARIIDSFPGCRVLCDATGVGDPVLEMLRGAAPSAGVTGLVFSPAVKRELVDGLAMLVDRAALQMEPDPALLRQLDRFEAKSTPAGNLRLEAAGNDHDDLVVALALACRLLPKEYRPAITLGPPRRFSQDSQNHAEHLFTKEDSNTG
- a CDS encoding Mu-like prophage major head subunit gpT family protein — translated: MPLQRSDIPDLIAPGLKTEFEAAYRSEVEDSIAEQIATVVSTTLPIQKYAWLGATPPMREMVDERRPAGMSPYSVTIEDKVFESSIAVERRAIEDDQLGLVRLRVRDLAARVSQHRHQIVVGALTGGATGLSYDGLSFFNTAHPVPGGTASNRTSSALSATTLAAGISAMMQYPDDSGVPLGVVPDTLVVGPANMWDAIELVESPVVVAKATTSTGTSPTDYVNAFKGRLRLIVSPYITGASAANWFLLDTKRPIKGVILQQRSDVPVEFTALEASGGGEAAWMRDRYFYGVRARYNVGYGLWQAAYGGSLS
- the rpsD gene encoding 30S ribosomal protein S4, encoding MATYRGRRSDICRKVGFNIWGKTKCPSTKRPYKPGQHGPNVRDNRMSEYGEQLLAKQVIRRYYGMLEKQFRNTFEKASRMHGNTGLNFLRLLDLRLQTVVYRLGYARTIFQARQMVSHQHICVNGKLVDIPSYTLKVGDVVSVRDRQQSKDLAKRNQYEGAPVPVYLEPNVADMSGKVIALPEREDFPSFFKEQQVVEFYAR